From the Cryptomeria japonica chromosome 2, Sugi_1.0, whole genome shotgun sequence genome, one window contains:
- the LOC131047400 gene encoding probable galacturonosyltransferase 10, translating into MYTMRRRTPDFRRPVRRRYSRGLLAVFGGLFIILILLLLSHQRQPTPDTNNLKTGEDSRRSIAEGTNFTEEMLSAKSLTRQLGDQMTLAKAYVVIAKENNNLQLAWDFSAQIRGCQLLLSKAATRGTQVTMEEAEAIIRELSLLIYHAKELHYDSATMIMKLKAQIQALEERANAATIQSTTFGQLAAEAVPKGLYCLGTRLTKEWSRNHKLQKYMDGQNHSPKLVDNRLYHFCVFSDNVLATSVVVNSTVENADHPEQLVFHIVTDEVNHAAMKAWFAMNYYRGATAEVQNIDDFTWLNASYVPVLKQLQDEETRSYYFKGSQDMKSAVKFRNPKYLSMLNHLRFYIPEVYPALEKVVFLDDDVVVQKDLTPLFSVDLHGNVNGAVETCLETFHRYHKYLNFSDTKIRSHFDADACGWAFGMNVFDLVAWKKVNVTSRYHYWQKQNVDRTLWKLGTLPPGLLTFYGLTEPLDRRWHVLGLGYDPNVDMQLIESGAVVHYNGNMKPWLKLAMNRYKPIWEKYVNYSHPLVQQCNVH; encoded by the coding sequence ACAGGTGAAGATTCAAGACGAAGCATAGCAGAGGGCACTAATTTCACAGAGGAGATGCTTAGTGCCAAGTCTCTCACAAGACAGTTGGGAGATCAGATGACTCTGGCTAAAGCATACGTTGTTATTGCTAAAGAaaacaacaatctgcaacttgcaTGGGATTTTAGTGCTCAAATAAGGGGTTGTCAATTATTACTATCCAAAGCAGCTACCAGAGGCACCCAGGTTACCATGGAAGAAGCAGAAGCTATTATTCGAGAGTTGTCATTACTGATCTATCATGCCAAAGAACTTCACTATGACAGTGCTACAATGATCATGAAATTGAAGGCCCAAATACAAGCTTTGGAAGAACGTGCAAATGCAGCCACTATACAGAGTACCACATTTGGACAGTTGGCTGCAGAAGCAGTGCCTAAGGGTCTTTATTGTTTGGGTACAAGATTGACTAAGGAATGGTCCAGAAATCACAAACTCCAGAAGTACATGGATGGGCAGAATCACAGTCCTAAACTTGTGGATAATAGATTGTATCATTTCTGTGTGTTCTCAGATAATGTTCTTGCAACATCTGTGGTGGTGAACTCCACAGTCGAGAATGCTGATCATCCCGAGCAGCTTGTCTTCCATATAGTTACTGATGAAGTTAATCACGCTGCCATGAAGGCTTGGTTTGCTATGAACTACTACAGGGGAGCAACAGCAGAAGTGCAGAATATAGATGACTTTACTTGGCTCAATGCATCATATGTTCCTGTACTGAAGCAGCTACAAGATGAGGAAACACGAAGTTATTATTTTAAAGGTTCTCAGGATATGAAGAGTGCTGTTAAGTTTCGGAACCCAAAGTACCTTTCAATGTTGAACCATTTAAGGTTCTATATTCCTGAAGTATACCCTGCTCTTGAGAAAGTGGTCTTCCTGGATGATGATGTTGTGGTTCAAAAAGACTTGACACCTCTTTTCTCAGTAGACTTGCATGGAAATGTGAATGGTGCAGTTGAAACCTGCCTTGAGACATTTCACCGGTACCATAAATATCTCAATTTCTCTGACACCAAAATTCGTTCTCACTTCGATGCGGATGCTTGTGGGTGGGCCTTTGGAATGAATGTGTTTGATCTTGTAGCATGGAAGAAAGTTAATGTTACAAGCCGATATCATTACTGGCAGAAACAGAATGTTGATCGAACTCTCTGGAAGTTGGGTACTCTGCCTCCAGGCTTGCTTACATTCTATGGTCTAACTGAACCACTTGATCGGCGGTGGCATGTACTGGGATTAGGCTATGATCCAAATGTTGATATGCAGCTGATAGAAAGTGGAGCTGTTGTGCATTACAATGGGAATATGAAACCATGGTTAAAATTAGCAATGAACCGGTACAAACCTATATGGGAAAAGTATGTAAATTATTCACATCCACTAGTGCAGCAGTGCAATGTCCATTAG